The following is a genomic window from Miscanthus floridulus cultivar M001 chromosome 14, ASM1932011v1, whole genome shotgun sequence.
gccccggcactcggcaaagtgttttttgtttttttgttttcggCCTCCAATTTTTTGTGCAACCTTTTTAAAGCACtgggaactcctagttacaatttggggaatttttgtggctttttattatatttagttactttatttcgtttacttgaatttttccggaaattagaaatttgaactgcacgtggtacgaataatggagtttaatgattcgaaaattgatagtcatgttagtgagtgttgtgagaggccgtatctaggaacggacccgaaatttcggacatcttgttcacgaaacatgtccgcgaaattgcgtgtgaagtgtttataaattctataaaaagcaaacgaagtccgaaaatcataaaacttgttgagatgtcgtgatatcatatgtggaggctatgataaaatttcagaagatttcatgcacgttgtcacgtacgatgcttacaaaccaggacattcCATGCCGCGCGCCGCCGTCCATGCCTCGCCCGCGCTGCCACCGGCCGCCcgggcgcccgcgccgccgtgccctcgctGCCCACGCGCCCGGCCGCCCGAGCCGCCGTGCCCTCGCTGCCCACGCGCCCGGCCGCCCAAGCCGCCATGCCCTCGCTGCCCAcgcccccggccggcccttcccccggccgcgccgccgctgTCCGCACGCCCTGCCGCTggccgcgccgtgcccccggccggcccttccccCAGCCACGCCGCCCGCTGCCCGCGCGCCTGGCCGCGCCGTGCCCCTGGCTGGCCCTTCTCCCGGCCGCGCCGCCCTGACCCCGGCCGGCCCTgcgccccggccgcgccccgtggaccaCCCGCCCCGACGCCGTCCGTGCCCGACCCCGTCCCCGACTCTGCCCGTtgccgacgccgcccgcccctaccctgtcgcccgtcaggtatgccttctcacttattattgtcgaggtagtggtagttgtagtagtattagttgtactagtggtagtattagtgcaactagtggtagtattagtagtagaattagtggtagtagtagtagaagtagtggtagtagtgcaactaatggtagtagttgtagcaatagtggtagtagtagaagaaccaatggtagcagttgtagcaatagtgaaagtagtagtacaagtagtggtactacttggatatattcttctgcatggattgatatccaaactacatggcttctgttgagccatatgtgcttgtcggccatcgtgccgttgttttttgcaggttttggaaacctcaccgtgcaggggaggttctaccgaattttttttgtaaatgacagtattttgttctatttttgtagagaagagcccatcggagttgagtcggagttctcgccaccatgctggtctgcctgcaccgcatcaTCTTGCCATTGCACcaacccgccacggccccgctagcctgactctgccgccaccctaggtataacctctcttttcgtatcattgtcgtagatcgcgtaacccagttaggcgtctcccgttcgaaagagatacggttggaggtatgcagatctttgcatatctatgaccatatctatttcggattgtccacgctttttggacagcccgcggatgcgtagatgggttagttcccatgttctgctctagtccgagatagagtttcggcatcacctccctgttgttctccggatacacactcttctttggcaggacgtgtatatGGAGAACAGCGgtgaggtgctgccaaaattctgtctcggataggagtagagcatggaaactaacctcatctacgcatctgcgggtgggattaggacctatcctcacctattagacagtaggaacaccatgtagatgcaattgatggttacattactcgccgatacatatgttagaggatggatgaccgtcagtggatgtacacgggctggagaagtcaaagtgattacaccatggaatggatgaacaagaccgatgctttcttgaacagtgcatttggcaacgctgctaaaggacattgcctagttttgtgtccctacagcaaatgtggaaacaggagaagggtaaacaaggtggaaatgggtaaacatcttgtgaagaatggatttacgccggactacacccggtgggtccaccatggtgaagcccatcgtatgagagaggaggtggtgagaccatgggtggaggcttttgatgctgatgctggggtagcagacatgttagatgactttcaccaaggacagttcgatgagggacgtgagaaggaggagatggaggcagccgcacaggcgttctatgaTATGATGgtctcggcacagaaaccccttcatgatcggtcaacggtgtctcaactggatgccattggacacttaatggggttgaagtccgagttaaacttgagtcgacctagcttcgataagatgttggccgtgattggcaccctgcttctggagggccacattctgccaaagagcatgtacgagtcacagaaactccttcgagcacttaagatgctgtatgagcagatacatgcttgtccgaaagggtgtgtcctatttaggaaagaacacgagcatgcaaagttctgtccaaagtggaggtagactctgatgatggccagaagaggcaacttacgatccccatgaaaatcctacggtaccttccattcctaccaaggatccaacggctatacatgaccgaggaatccgcgaaacagatgacatggcacaaaaatggcaaatggtacaatcctgacaagatggtacatccatccgatggtgaagcttggatctgctttaatgacaaacatcgtgacaaagcagatgaggctcgtaatgtacgtgtcctGTTGGCAACAGataggttcaatccttatggaatgatggctgccccatacacatgttggcccgtctttgttatcccccttaatctccccctagtgcctcctttcaacgacataacgtattcttgtcgttgataattccgggacacccagggagtaatatgggtttGTTCatagagcccgtgtttgatgaattggtccgtgcttgggacgaaggggtatggacatacgatcgagctacaaagacaaccttcaaaatgcacgtttggtaccactactccctgcatgacttcctggcgtatgagATATtatgcgcctggtgtgttcatgggaagttcccatgcccaatatgcaaggaaggtgtgaggtttatttggttgcagaagggtggcaagtattcgttgtttgatagacatcgtcaattcctacctcttgaccatccattcagacaagacatcaagaactttacgaaaggcgtcaaagtgacaaaccctgcaccgtggatgatgaatggtgccaaggttcatgcttagataggtgctctcatgcccaatgaagaaggtggttttgtgggatatggtgagcagcatatgtggactcatatctcgagcatgacgaggctcccctatttcgatgaccttcttctaccacataacattgatgtaatgcacactgaaaagaatgtcgccaaggcactttgggcaacactcatggacactgaaaagtctaaggacaagccaaaggctagagtagacctggcaacgttgtgcgatagaccaaatcaagagatgcaacctcctagtcgtggcaagacctggagaaggcctaaggccgatttcgtcttgaaaaaggatcaaaggagggaagtacttgaatggatcaagaagctaatgttccctgatgggtatgcagcgaatctaaaaaggggagttaacttaggcactctgtgagtcaacgggatgaagagtcatgactaccacatatggattgagcagcttcttctggtgatggttcgaggctatgtcccagagcatgtctggcaagtgctggcagagttgagctacttattccgccagctttgtgccaaggagctctctcggaccgtcattgatgacatGGAAAAGGCgacacccgtgttgctctgtaagttggagaagatctttccacccgcctgcttcttgtcgatgcagcatttgattgtgcacctcccgtatgaggcacgaatgggggggcccgtgcagaaccgttggtgctatccaatcgagagatgtctgaagactcttcgcaaaaaatgtagaaataaagcaataattgaggcttccattgctgaggcatacattctagaggaggtgtcgaacttcacagagaaatactacactgagaaacttcctaacgttcataatccaccccctcgttacaatgctggcaaaaatgaatcgaacctcagccttttccaagggcaacttggaagcacaagtgcatcgaccactaagcaattgaaaaatgaagagtggcgcagtatcatgctatatgtgttgaccaaccttgtcgaggtgcaaccgttcattcggtaagttctaaacgaacttgtttcatttcgccgtatgtccttgtttcgtcgtccaacccccttgtttctcgttggtatagggaatttcttcgtcaatcctggcatggatcaaggtaacctaccccgcaagaaaatgatacccttctttcacggggtgggggaccagggagccccgatttcatttgttggttcaaacagaaagcctaaactgatgcgcctataagtgatgagttaagacaggttgcaaacggctgtgccgttagggtcaagtcatttaccggttatgacgtgaatggatgtcattttcacatagcaagctacgagcagagtcggcccaatcgacaaaccacaaacggcggagttgttacgcccgacactgatggactcgactattatggaagaattgaagaaatctacaaactatcattttatggttccaaacctcttactcttgtcatattcaaatgccactagtttcatcctggtgtaacgagacggacccctaagcttagGCTAGTcaagattcgacaggattccatctatctaggaaaagatgtctacattgtggctcaacaggccgtctaggtttattatacgtcatacgtgtgcaaagacgccgagcatcttaagggttggtctattgtgcacaaggtatcgccacacggtaaactacctgtcccaaatgatgaagattacaacttcaacccaaacacatatgatggagagttctatcaagaagaggggctacaagggaggtttgacatagacttaaccgaagagataggaatggaagtagataatgaaagggatgatgacgaggacgctggagacgaggtgcgaaatctgaaggacatacaaatgcttgagcgattacatttcggcaatgacaatgaagacaacattcctccttcggatagtgttgatgagttggacaatgttgatagtgatgacgagacctatgatctagctaatttcaatcatgaagattatttctaatacatgtaatactatgttttttgtaattatgttttgttcatttttgcatatatttctaatacatgtaatactatgttttttgtaattatgttttgtttatttttgcaccaatttctaattacgtcttgtttttcttttttattgcaggtgattgaacaaagatggcgggcgaccgtcataggtctgtgaactcgatttaccaaagaccacactAGTCGCAGGAGGGGGCGAagggggcggcagagggatcgaacaggaggaggaggaccgctagctgtaggagggggccgtctcctcccacgccacatgaggaggaccgccagccacaggaggaggtggcgcccgtggacgagtgagacgaggagctg
Proteins encoded in this region:
- the LOC136503680 gene encoding uncharacterized protein; this translates as MLTNQDIPCRAPPSMPRPRCHRPPGRPRRRALAAHAPGRPSRRALAAHAPGRPSRHALAAHAPGRPFPRPRRRCPHALPLAAPCPRPALPPATPPAARAPGRAVPLAGPSPGRAALTPAGPAPRPRPVDHPPRRRPCPTPSPTLPVADAARPYPVARQVIEQRWRATVIGL